The proteins below come from a single Streptomyces spongiicola genomic window:
- a CDS encoding RsiG family protein, producing the protein MITPGTGQSPGPVQTTRGACSGAATVRPPAQRTGESLSDSAGGRDLAVLRLPELRALRKESQRDEADLSYVRRLLQGRVDILRAELTRRSAPPSPLLPTAGSGPERPGPDAAVVDRLSRILADPPSRRGSSARHVTLSEPRGEEYRLLAAEMLSEVELSDLDARTDDELRAAMGRLAGYEQEVSGQRQQLQRTADECSAEIARRYREGEAQVDDLLT; encoded by the coding sequence ATGATCACACCTGGCACCGGGCAGTCGCCCGGTCCCGTACAGACGACCCGCGGTGCCTGCTCGGGGGCCGCCACCGTCCGCCCGCCCGCGCAGCGCACCGGCGAAAGCCTTTCCGACTCCGCCGGTGGGCGCGATCTCGCCGTACTGCGGCTGCCGGAACTCCGGGCCCTGCGCAAGGAGTCCCAGCGGGACGAGGCCGACCTGAGCTATGTGCGGCGGCTGCTGCAGGGCCGTGTCGACATCCTGCGCGCGGAGCTGACCCGGCGATCGGCACCGCCCTCGCCGCTGCTCCCCACCGCGGGCTCCGGACCGGAGCGGCCGGGACCGGACGCCGCCGTGGTCGACCGGCTCTCGCGGATCCTCGCCGACCCGCCGTCGCGGCGCGGCAGTTCGGCCCGGCACGTCACGCTGTCCGAGCCGCGCGGCGAGGAGTACCGGCTGCTGGCGGCGGAGATGCTCTCCGAGGTGGAGCTGTCCGACCTGGACGCGCGCACGGACGACGAACTGCGCGCCGCGATGGGGCGGCTCGCGGGCTACGAGCAGGAGGTCTCGGGGCAGCGGCAGCAGTTGCAGCGCACCGCGGACGAGTGCAGCGCGGAGATCGCCCGTCGGTACCGCGAAGGCGAAGCACAGGTGGACGACCTGCTCACCTGA
- the dtd gene encoding D-aminoacyl-tRNA deacylase yields the protein MRAVVQRVDGASVVVAGETVGEIVGEGLCVLVGVTHGDTSEQAAQLARKLWSVRILEGEKSCSDVNAPLLVISQFTLYGDARKGRRPTWNAAAPGDTAEPLVDEVVARLRALGARVETGRFGARMRVSLTNDGPFTVLLEV from the coding sequence ATGCGTGCAGTGGTGCAGAGGGTCGACGGCGCGAGCGTCGTGGTGGCCGGTGAGACCGTGGGAGAGATCGTCGGCGAGGGGCTGTGCGTCCTGGTGGGGGTGACCCACGGGGACACGTCCGAGCAGGCGGCGCAACTGGCCCGCAAGCTGTGGTCGGTGCGGATCCTGGAAGGCGAGAAGTCCTGCTCGGACGTGAACGCTCCGCTGCTGGTGATCTCGCAGTTCACCCTCTACGGGGACGCCCGCAAGGGTCGCCGGCCCACCTGGAACGCCGCGGCACCCGGCGATACCGCCGAGCCGCTCGTCGACGAGGTGGTGGCGCGGCTGCGGGCGCTGGGAGCGCGGGTGGAGACGGGCCGGTTCGGGGCGCGGATGAGGGTGTCGCTCACCAACGACGGCCCGTTCACGGTGCTGCTGGAGGTGTAG